Proteins found in one Hypericibacter terrae genomic segment:
- a CDS encoding sensor histidine kinase: MAASDPPDADRRPSPDALLAAAQAESRGRLKIFLGAAPGVGKTYEMLQAARRKRAEGVDVVIGVVETHGRRETEAMIEGLEVLPRRAVAYKGKTLQEMDVDGLLKRRPKLALVDELAHSNAPGSRHLKRFQDVEDLLAAGIDVYATINIQHIESLNDVVARITRIRVRETVPDSVIDRADEIEIIDITPEELLKRLKEGKVYVREAAERAVRHYFQPGNLTALRELALRRTAERVDDQMLDYMRAHAIQGPWAAGDRVLVCVNERPNAEGAVRYGKRLADRLRAPWQAVYIEGPRHQRLSEADRDRIAKTLRLAERLGADTHYLPGARVADALLAYSRDNNITQIVLAKSSRSRWFELLHGSVVRELSARAGSIVVQIVPGEVQDSTATADASARPSEPVRVWSYARALLLVTAATALGEMVQELVNIQSLSLIYLAAVLISATRDGLMPAVATALLSSLAYNFFFTPPLYTLTVTDPENVVALTFFTLTALMTGGLAGRARIQAEAARHRAAAISELYGFSRKLAGIASMDDLLWASAHQIASMLKVEVVLLTPKTEGLVVRAGFPPEDRLDDSDLAAAQWTWDHNRAAGRGSDTLPGAKRLFLPMTTASGKLGVVGITRAREGVLLTSEQRRLLDALIDQIAVAMERVRLAESVDEARVFSETERLRAALLTSISHDLRTPLATIMGTISSLRTYGALYDDATREEMLAAAQEEGERLNRFVANLLDMTRLDTGALELKREPIDLGDLVGTALRRAAPMIGNRKVDVAIEPDLPLLKLDFVLMEQVLVNLLDNAAKYGPPQSRIGIRARKENNQVTIEIMDEGSGIPEDALERIFDKFFRVKAADRQRAGTGLGLAICRGFVEAMGGTVVAENRTDRSGAIFRITFPLTTAAETAGAVALP; this comes from the coding sequence ATGGCCGCCTCCGATCCTCCCGATGCCGACCGGCGCCCCTCGCCCGACGCGCTTCTGGCCGCGGCGCAGGCCGAATCGCGCGGCCGGCTGAAGATCTTCCTGGGTGCCGCGCCCGGCGTCGGCAAGACCTACGAGATGCTGCAAGCGGCCCGGCGCAAGCGCGCCGAGGGCGTCGATGTGGTGATCGGCGTGGTCGAGACCCATGGCCGGCGCGAGACCGAGGCCATGATCGAGGGGCTTGAGGTGCTGCCGCGCCGCGCGGTCGCCTACAAGGGCAAGACCCTGCAGGAGATGGATGTCGACGGGCTGCTGAAGCGCCGGCCGAAGCTGGCGCTGGTCGACGAGCTGGCGCACAGCAACGCCCCCGGCAGCCGCCATCTCAAACGCTTCCAGGATGTCGAGGATCTGCTCGCGGCCGGCATCGACGTCTATGCCACGATCAACATCCAGCATATCGAGAGCCTGAACGATGTGGTCGCGCGCATCACCCGCATCCGCGTGCGCGAGACCGTGCCCGACAGCGTCATCGACCGCGCCGACGAGATCGAGATCATCGACATCACGCCCGAAGAGCTGCTCAAGCGGCTCAAGGAGGGCAAGGTCTATGTCCGCGAGGCGGCCGAGCGCGCCGTCCGCCATTATTTCCAGCCGGGCAACCTGACCGCGCTGCGCGAGCTGGCGCTGCGCCGCACGGCCGAGCGCGTCGACGACCAGATGCTCGATTACATGCGGGCCCATGCGATCCAGGGGCCCTGGGCCGCGGGCGACCGCGTCCTGGTCTGCGTCAATGAGCGGCCCAATGCCGAGGGCGCGGTGCGCTATGGCAAGCGGCTCGCGGACCGGCTGCGCGCACCCTGGCAGGCCGTCTATATCGAGGGACCGCGCCATCAGCGGCTGAGCGAGGCCGATCGCGACCGCATCGCCAAGACCCTGCGGCTGGCCGAGCGGCTCGGCGCCGACACGCATTATTTGCCGGGCGCCCGGGTGGCCGACGCCCTGCTCGCCTATTCGCGCGACAACAACATCACCCAGATCGTACTCGCCAAGTCGAGCCGTTCGCGCTGGTTCGAGCTGCTCCATGGCTCTGTCGTTCGCGAACTGTCCGCGAGGGCCGGCAGTATCGTGGTTCAAATCGTGCCGGGCGAAGTCCAGGACTCCACCGCCACTGCTGACGCGTCAGCCCGGCCGTCCGAGCCGGTGAGGGTCTGGTCCTATGCGCGGGCCTTGCTGCTGGTGACGGCAGCAACAGCGTTGGGCGAGATGGTGCAGGAGCTGGTCAATATCCAGAGCCTGTCGCTGATCTATCTGGCGGCGGTGCTGATCAGCGCCACCCGCGATGGGTTGATGCCGGCGGTGGCGACGGCGCTGCTCAGCTCGCTCGCCTATAATTTCTTCTTCACCCCGCCGCTTTATACCCTTACCGTCACCGATCCCGAGAATGTGGTGGCGCTCACCTTCTTCACGCTTACCGCCCTCATGACCGGCGGTCTCGCCGGCCGCGCCCGGATCCAGGCGGAGGCCGCGCGCCATCGCGCCGCCGCCATCAGCGAGCTCTACGGCTTCAGCCGCAAGCTCGCCGGCATCGCCAGCATGGACGATCTGCTGTGGGCGTCGGCGCATCAGATCGCCTCCATGCTGAAGGTCGAGGTCGTGCTGTTGACGCCCAAGACCGAAGGGCTCGTGGTGAGAGCCGGCTTCCCGCCGGAGGACCGCCTGGACGATTCCGACCTCGCCGCCGCGCAATGGACCTGGGATCACAATCGCGCCGCCGGCCGCGGCTCCGACACGCTGCCCGGCGCCAAGCGGCTGTTCCTGCCGATGACGACGGCCAGCGGCAAGCTGGGCGTGGTCGGGATCACGCGCGCGCGGGAAGGCGTCCTGTTGACCTCCGAGCAGCGCCGGCTGCTCGACGCCCTGATCGATCAGATCGCGGTCGCGATGGAGCGCGTCAGGCTTGCCGAGAGCGTCGACGAGGCCCGCGTCTTCTCGGAGACCGAGCGGCTGCGGGCGGCCCTCCTGACCTCGATCTCGCATGACCTGCGCACGCCGCTCGCGACCATCATGGGCACGATCTCCAGCCTGCGCACCTATGGCGCGCTCTATGACGACGCGACGCGCGAGGAGATGCTGGCCGCGGCCCAGGAGGAGGGCGAGCGGCTCAACCGCTTCGTCGCCAATCTGCTCGACATGACCCGGCTCGATACCGGCGCGCTCGAGCTCAAGCGCGAGCCGATCGATCTCGGCGACCTGGTCGGAACCGCCCTGCGCCGCGCCGCGCCGATGATCGGCAATCGCAAGGTCGATGTCGCCATCGAGCCCGATCTGCCGCTGCTGAAGCTCGATTTCGTCCTGATGGAGCAGGTCCTCGTCAATCTGCTCGACAATGCGGCGAAATACGGCCCGCCCCAGTCGCGGATCGGCATTCGCGCCCGAAAAGAGAACAACCAGGTGACGATCGAGATCATGGACGAAGGCTCCGGCATTCCCGAGGATGCGCTGGAGCGCATCTTCGACAAGTTCTTCCGGGTCAAGGCCGCCGACCGGCAGCGCGCCGGGACGGGGCTCGGGCTCGCCATCTGTCGCGGCTTCGTCGAGGCGATGGGCGGGACAGTCGTCGCCGAGAATCGTACCGACCGCTCGGGCGCCATCTTCCGTATCACCTTCCCCCTGACGACCGCCGCCGAGACTGCAGGTGCGGTGGCGCTGCCATGA
- a CDS encoding K(+)-transporting ATPase subunit C yields MLKEIRPALLLLLLLTLITGVIYPLGITGLAQALFPYQANGSLIVKDGVIIGSELIGQNFTSEKYFHGRPSVTTGTDAQGNSVAQPYNAANSAGSQLGPTSKALVDRVTADTAALQAENPAVPVPVDLVTTSASGFDPDITPAAALFQVPRVAKARGLSEDQVRQLVQDHIEGRFLGLIGEPHVNVLKLNLALDAAGK; encoded by the coding sequence ATGCTGAAAGAAATCCGCCCCGCCCTCCTGCTCCTGCTGCTCCTGACCCTGATCACCGGCGTCATCTATCCGCTGGGGATCACGGGCCTGGCGCAGGCGCTCTTCCCCTACCAGGCCAATGGCAGCCTCATCGTCAAGGACGGGGTCATCATCGGCTCCGAGCTGATCGGGCAGAACTTCACTTCGGAGAAGTATTTCCACGGCCGGCCGTCCGTCACCACCGGAACCGACGCGCAGGGCAACAGTGTCGCCCAGCCCTATAACGCCGCCAACTCAGCCGGCTCGCAGCTCGGGCCGACCTCGAAGGCGCTGGTCGACCGCGTCACCGCCGACACCGCCGCCCTCCAGGCGGAGAACCCCGCGGTGCCGGTGCCGGTCGACCTGGTCACGACCTCGGCCAGCGGCTTCGACCCGGACATCACCCCGGCCGCCGCCCTGTTCCAGGTCCCGCGCGTCGCCAAGGCGCGAGGCTTGAGCGAGGATCAGGTCCGCCAGCTGGTCCAGGACCATATCGAGGGCCGTTTCCTGGGCCTGATCGGCGAGCCCCATGTGAACGTTCTGAAGCTCAACCTGGCGCTCGACGCGGCAGGCAAATGA
- the kdpB gene encoding potassium-transporting ATPase subunit KdpB gives MNDNSKPDSFTPTSASRRRAVAGISAEILKAAIWDSCRKLDPRSLIRNPVMFVVEVVAALSTIILVRDIAVGNPNVGFTAQIAFWLWFTVLFANFAEAVAEGRGKAQAENLRRTRTQTMAKRLTDPKGRQFESTPALKLKAGDVVLVEAGDTIPSDGDVIEGIASVDESAITGESAPVIRESGGDRSAVTGGTRVLSDWIKIRITAAQGSTFLDRMIALVEGAVRQKTPNEIALNILLAGMTIIFIFATVTIPSFATFAGGAVPVVVLVALFVTLIPTTIGALLSAIGIAGMDRLVKFNVLAMSGRAVEAAGDVDTLLLDKTGTITLGNRQASEFMPLPGVSERELADAAQLASLSDETPEGRSIVVLAKERYGLRGREMAPLHATFVPFSAQTRMSGVDLEGASIRKGAADAMIAHVRTLNPQIRVPQELNNLVEDVALAGGTPLVVASGARLLGVIHLKDIVKGGIRERFAALRRMGIRTVMITGDNPVTAAAIAAESGVDDFLAQATPEDKLALIRKEQANGKLVAMCGDGTNDAPALAQADVGVAMQTGTQAAREAGNMVDLDSDPTKLIEVVMIGKQLLITRGALTTFSIANDVAKYFAIIPAMFAAFYPSLNILNVMHLQTPQSAILSAIIFNALIIIALIPLALRGVKYRAQTATRLLFRNLMIYGVGGVIVPFIGIKLIDMLISAVGLA, from the coding sequence ATGAACGACAACAGCAAACCCGACAGCTTCACCCCGACCTCCGCCTCGCGCCGGCGCGCCGTCGCCGGCATCTCGGCGGAGATTCTCAAGGCCGCGATCTGGGATTCCTGCCGCAAGCTCGATCCTCGCAGCCTGATCCGCAACCCCGTGATGTTCGTGGTCGAGGTCGTAGCGGCCTTGTCCACGATCATCCTGGTCCGCGACATCGCGGTCGGGAATCCGAACGTCGGCTTCACCGCCCAGATCGCCTTCTGGCTCTGGTTCACCGTGCTCTTCGCCAACTTCGCGGAAGCGGTGGCCGAGGGCCGCGGCAAGGCACAGGCCGAGAATCTGCGCCGCACCCGCACGCAGACGATGGCCAAGCGGCTGACCGACCCCAAGGGCCGCCAGTTCGAGAGCACGCCCGCGCTGAAGCTCAAGGCGGGCGACGTCGTGCTGGTCGAGGCCGGCGACACCATCCCCAGCGACGGCGACGTGATCGAAGGCATCGCCTCGGTGGACGAATCGGCCATCACCGGCGAATCGGCGCCGGTGATCCGCGAAAGCGGCGGGGACCGTTCCGCCGTCACCGGCGGCACCCGGGTGCTGTCGGACTGGATCAAGATCCGCATCACGGCGGCCCAGGGCTCGACCTTCCTCGATCGCATGATCGCGCTGGTCGAGGGTGCGGTGCGCCAGAAGACCCCGAACGAGATCGCGCTCAACATCCTGCTCGCGGGCATGACCATCATCTTCATCTTCGCGACCGTGACGATCCCGAGCTTCGCGACCTTCGCCGGCGGTGCCGTGCCCGTCGTCGTACTGGTCGCCCTGTTCGTGACCCTGATCCCGACCACCATCGGCGCGCTGCTGTCGGCCATCGGCATCGCCGGCATGGACCGGTTGGTGAAGTTCAACGTGCTGGCCATGTCGGGCCGCGCGGTCGAGGCCGCGGGCGACGTCGACACGCTGCTCCTGGACAAGACCGGCACCATCACGCTGGGCAACCGCCAGGCCAGCGAGTTCATGCCGCTGCCCGGCGTGTCCGAGCGCGAGCTGGCCGATGCGGCGCAGCTCGCCAGCCTCAGCGACGAGACGCCGGAAGGCCGTTCGATCGTGGTGCTGGCCAAGGAGCGCTATGGCCTGCGCGGCCGCGAGATGGCGCCGCTCCATGCGACCTTCGTCCCCTTCTCGGCCCAGACCCGCATGAGCGGCGTCGATCTCGAGGGGGCCTCGATCCGCAAGGGGGCCGCCGATGCGATGATCGCCCATGTCCGGACGCTCAACCCGCAGATCCGCGTCCCGCAGGAGCTGAACAATCTGGTGGAAGATGTCGCGCTGGCCGGCGGCACGCCGCTGGTCGTCGCCAGCGGGGCAAGGCTCCTCGGCGTCATCCATCTCAAGGACATCGTCAAGGGCGGCATCCGCGAGCGCTTCGCGGCGCTGCGCCGGATGGGCATCCGCACCGTCATGATCACCGGCGACAATCCGGTGACGGCGGCCGCGATCGCAGCCGAGAGCGGCGTGGACGACTTCCTCGCCCAGGCGACCCCCGAGGACAAGTTGGCCCTGATCCGCAAGGAGCAGGCCAACGGCAAGCTCGTCGCCATGTGCGGCGACGGCACCAACGATGCCCCGGCCCTGGCCCAGGCGGACGTCGGCGTCGCCATGCAGACCGGCACGCAGGCCGCGCGCGAGGCCGGCAACATGGTCGATCTCGACTCCGATCCGACCAAGCTGATCGAGGTGGTCATGATCGGCAAGCAGCTGCTGATCACCCGCGGCGCGCTCACGACCTTCTCGATCGCCAACGACGTGGCCAAGTACTTCGCCATCATCCCCGCGATGTTCGCGGCCTTCTATCCGAGCCTCAACATCCTCAACGTCATGCATCTGCAGACGCCGCAGAGCGCGATCCTCTCGGCGATCATCTTCAATGCCCTGATCATCATCGCGCTCATCCCGCTGGCCCTGCGTGGCGTCAAGTACCGCGCGCAAACCGCAACCCGGCTGCTGTTCCGCAACCTGATGATCTACGGCGTCGGCGGCGTGATCGTGCCTTTCATCGGCATCAAGCTGATCGACATGCTGATCTCCGCCGTCGGCCTCGCCTGA